In a single window of the Olivibacter sp. SDN3 genome:
- a CDS encoding Atu4866 domain-containing protein, with protein MVIFGKLLPNNRYDEARGNRKSAYQGSYKVTGNHIDYKDDTGFTADGEFRDGVLYHGGMIFYLLLYKLIFLRKIRNRTHTIYCIG; from the coding sequence ATGGTTATATTCGGTAAACTGTTACCCAATAACCGATACGATGAAGCCCGAGGTAATCGAAAAAGTGCTTACCAAGGTAGTTACAAAGTAACAGGAAACCATATTGATTATAAAGACGATACAGGCTTTACTGCTGATGGTGAATTTCGGGATGGCGTATTGTATCACGGAGGGATGATTTTTTATTTACTTCTGTATAAACTAATCTTCCTGCGCAAAATAAGAAACAGAACCCATACAATTTACTGCATAGGTTGA
- a CDS encoding GH92 family glycosyl hydrolase, giving the protein MKGNFFVLFALLITITIAGCQETGSHLTNHVNPFLGTATLWEPEDLGYVRKIEERTWGAEVFPGSSLPNALVQLSPVTQYRSGAGYQYEDTVIYGFAHTNKGHWNLLHIPMLPVTGEVSPLDFKSEFSHNNESAHPGYYQVFLERYHINAELTSTLRCGYHKYTFPDTTDKKLLADMARSNNRVKDWEIKKVDENTFGGYQDADGKLHFYAVSNYEIANIEQVREEGNVVSVVNFRDSKKSEPLELKIGFSFVSMENAKMNLEQEMLNKSFSQVRGEADQKWEELLSQIKVTGGTEREKGLFYSTLYRSFLWPALRSDVNGDYMDETGELANGGFRYYTDPSFWDDYRNKLVLLAMLQPEVTTDVIKSITDKGEKRNGYMPTFFHGDHASVFVAGTFLRGIKDFDLERSYELLLKNATVPGRGGRPYLDEYMERGWIAEKDTVNVPTHDEYKAAVTKTVEYAYDDYATALLAKELGDEENFDLLMSRSSNYKNLFDPGTGFWRGRIDDGSWIKDFDPYYPYYAYMYREANAWQSLFFAPHDPEGMIALYSGREAVDAKLDSLFSEPWRGYEAHNMTGFIGNYCHGNQPNHSVPYTYYFIGKQEKAQFYLDSIMNHYYDMGADKLAYAGMDDAGEMSAWYVFNAIGLYTYSPADPEYIVTVPLFDKVEFTMGDGNRFTITKKGNGQKIRDINYGGRKIDGWFVSHDELKEGKELVITTESSTDKK; this is encoded by the coding sequence ATGAAAGGAAATTTTTTTGTGCTATTTGCATTGCTGATTACCATTACCATAGCGGGCTGCCAGGAGACCGGCAGCCATTTGACCAATCATGTAAACCCTTTTCTGGGTACGGCAACCCTCTGGGAACCGGAGGATCTCGGATATGTTCGCAAAATAGAGGAACGGACCTGGGGTGCTGAGGTTTTCCCGGGTTCCTCCCTGCCTAACGCACTAGTGCAGTTAAGCCCCGTAACCCAATACCGCAGCGGGGCGGGCTACCAATATGAAGATACGGTGATCTATGGTTTTGCCCACACAAATAAAGGACACTGGAATCTGCTCCATATACCGATGTTACCCGTTACGGGTGAGGTATCGCCGCTAGATTTCAAATCGGAATTCAGCCATAACAATGAATCCGCCCATCCAGGCTATTATCAGGTCTTCCTGGAGCGTTACCACATTAACGCGGAATTGACTTCCACGCTTCGTTGCGGTTACCATAAGTACACTTTCCCAGACACAACCGACAAAAAGCTACTTGCCGATATGGCGCGTTCCAATAATCGCGTAAAGGATTGGGAAATAAAGAAGGTGGACGAGAATACGTTTGGGGGATATCAGGATGCAGACGGGAAACTCCATTTCTATGCCGTCTCCAATTATGAGATAGCAAACATCGAGCAGGTAAGGGAGGAAGGGAATGTGGTTTCCGTTGTGAACTTCCGCGACAGCAAAAAGTCAGAACCACTCGAATTAAAGATAGGATTTTCTTTTGTCAGCATGGAGAACGCCAAGATGAACCTGGAACAGGAAATGCTCAACAAGAGTTTCAGCCAGGTACGTGGGGAAGCAGACCAAAAATGGGAAGAACTCTTATCTCAGATCAAGGTGACCGGTGGAACGGAACGGGAAAAAGGGCTTTTCTATTCCACCCTTTACCGCTCTTTCCTCTGGCCTGCTTTGCGGAGCGATGTTAACGGCGATTACATGGATGAAACGGGGGAGCTTGCCAACGGGGGATTCCGGTATTACACTGACCCGTCTTTCTGGGACGATTACCGCAATAAACTTGTATTGCTGGCCATGCTCCAGCCGGAAGTCACTACCGACGTTATCAAATCAATTACGGATAAAGGTGAGAAACGCAATGGGTATATGCCTACGTTCTTCCATGGCGACCACGCGTCGGTATTCGTTGCCGGAACATTCCTGCGGGGAATCAAGGATTTTGACCTGGAGCGCTCCTATGAATTACTGCTGAAAAATGCGACCGTTCCCGGCAGGGGAGGCCGCCCTTACCTCGACGAGTATATGGAGCGGGGTTGGATAGCAGAAAAAGATACGGTAAATGTACCTACGCACGATGAATATAAAGCCGCGGTTACCAAGACCGTCGAGTATGCCTATGACGATTACGCAACGGCACTGCTGGCGAAGGAACTTGGTGATGAAGAGAACTTCGACCTGCTGATGTCGCGTTCGTCCAATTATAAAAATCTTTTCGATCCCGGAACCGGTTTTTGGCGGGGCAGAATAGACGACGGAAGTTGGATAAAGGACTTCGACCCGTATTATCCATATTACGCCTATATGTATAGGGAAGCCAATGCCTGGCAATCGCTGTTCTTCGCCCCGCATGATCCCGAAGGGATGATTGCGTTATATTCGGGCCGCGAGGCTGTCGATGCGAAACTGGATTCACTTTTTTCAGAACCTTGGCGGGGTTATGAGGCACACAATATGACCGGATTCATCGGCAACTACTGCCACGGCAACCAACCTAACCATAGTGTGCCCTATACGTATTATTTCATTGGGAAACAGGAAAAGGCACAATTCTATCTGGATAGCATAATGAATCACTACTATGACATGGGTGCCGACAAGCTTGCCTATGCCGGAATGGATGACGCCGGTGAGATGTCGGCATGGTATGTATTTAATGCAATAGGCCTGTATACCTATTCGCCGGCCGATCCGGAATATATCGTAACCGTTCCACTGTTCGATAAGGTTGAATTTACAATGGGCGATGGTAACCGGTTCACGATAACCAAAAAAGGCAATGGCCAGAAAATAAGGGACATCAATTACGGAGGCCGTAAAATAGATGGATGGTTTGTTTCGCATGACGAATTAAAGGAAGGAAAGGAACTGGTGATCACAACGGAGTCGTCCACCGACAAAAAATGA
- a CDS encoding tetratricopeptide repeat-containing sensor histidine kinase, producing the protein MKRLLLFIILIFTIFACKQAPNTDVPREDVNYDKAVSFFNKDNDSAFYYFSTMATASEDSLDIAIAYTYMAVIQNSAGDYFGSIESSLTALTYLDENKAAHVDCFSSNYNELGLNNLHLENYEVALRYYDLALKYADKDASRLIMLNNQALAYQKIEEFDKALHIYSQIVSDNTANQKEYARVLSNIAKTKWLQNPRYHAVPDFLKALSIREKENDLWGQNASYAHLADYYANSKPDSGLLYAHSMYGIAKKLNSPDDQIEALQKLIRLSPSESTKHFFEIYQQLNDSVQLARSAAKNQFALIRYETEKHKADNLELQQDNTRKRYQIIKQRIVLFSTLLIVLVGSIISLVWYKKRKQHLALAAENTIRENRLKTSKKVHDVVANGLYRVMSEIENQPAIDREGVLGRLEQMYEKSRDISYEAESLPNKQQNFNEKIANLLRSFATESTKIIIAGNEASLWQKINEQTKYELEHILQEFMVNMRKHSRATNVLVRFEQQANDIHVYYTDNGVGMPAGLLYRNGLTNTGNRIKSLHGEIIFDTKVERGLKIHFSFPIS; encoded by the coding sequence TTGAAACGACTATTACTCTTTATAATTCTAATATTTACCATTTTTGCGTGTAAGCAAGCGCCAAATACGGATGTTCCGAGAGAGGATGTCAATTATGACAAGGCGGTGTCTTTTTTCAATAAAGATAATGACTCTGCTTTTTATTATTTCAGCACGATGGCTACAGCTTCCGAGGACAGCTTGGACATCGCGATAGCTTACACCTACATGGCAGTAATACAAAATAGTGCGGGAGATTATTTTGGAAGTATTGAAAGTTCGTTAACCGCGCTAACCTATTTAGATGAGAACAAGGCTGCGCATGTTGACTGTTTTAGTTCCAATTACAATGAATTGGGGTTAAACAATCTTCATTTAGAAAATTACGAAGTCGCTTTGAGATATTATGATTTAGCACTCAAGTATGCTGACAAAGACGCCTCGCGGCTAATCATGTTAAATAATCAGGCTTTAGCTTACCAAAAGATCGAAGAGTTTGATAAAGCCCTCCATATTTATAGTCAGATTGTTTCCGATAATACCGCAAATCAAAAGGAATATGCAAGGGTACTATCCAATATAGCAAAAACTAAATGGCTTCAAAATCCACGTTATCACGCAGTGCCAGACTTTTTAAAAGCACTAAGTATCCGGGAAAAGGAAAATGATCTTTGGGGCCAGAATGCCAGCTATGCTCATTTGGCCGATTATTATGCCAACAGCAAGCCCGATTCAGGTCTTCTCTATGCGCACAGCATGTATGGTATAGCCAAGAAGTTGAACAGTCCGGATGATCAGATCGAAGCCCTGCAGAAACTGATCAGGTTGAGTCCATCCGAATCCACCAAACATTTTTTTGAAATTTACCAGCAGTTGAATGACAGTGTTCAACTGGCCCGTAGTGCGGCTAAAAATCAGTTTGCGCTCATCCGGTACGAAACGGAAAAACACAAAGCAGATAACCTAGAGTTACAGCAGGACAACACCAGAAAGAGATACCAAATTATCAAACAGCGTATAGTACTTTTCAGTACACTTCTTATAGTGCTTGTGGGCTCCATTATAAGCCTGGTCTGGTATAAAAAACGTAAGCAGCACTTAGCTTTAGCAGCTGAAAACACTATCCGGGAAAATCGATTGAAAACGTCGAAAAAGGTGCATGATGTTGTTGCAAATGGCTTGTACAGAGTAATGTCAGAGATTGAGAACCAACCTGCTATTGATAGAGAGGGAGTCTTAGGACGTTTGGAGCAGATGTATGAAAAATCTCGTGATATTTCATATGAAGCTGAATCGCTGCCCAACAAACAGCAGAACTTCAATGAGAAGATAGCCAATCTACTCCGGTCTTTTGCTACGGAAAGTACAAAAATCATTATTGCGGGAAATGAAGCCAGTTTATGGCAGAAGATAAACGAGCAAACAAAATACGAGCTAGAGCATATCCTTCAGGAGTTTATGGTCAATATGCGCAAGCATAGCAGGGCCACTAACGTATTGGTCAGGTTTGAACAGCAAGCTAACGATATACATGTTTACTACACAGACAATGGAGTAGGTATGCCAGCAGGTTTGCTTTATCGTAACGGGCTTACGAATACGGGAAACCGTATTAAAAGTCTTCACGGTGAAATTATCTTTGACACCAAAGTTGAAAGAGGATTGAAAATTCATTTTTCGTTCCCCATTTCGTAA
- a CDS encoding response regulator, protein MFKKVLIAEDHQSANISVQKTLEDFGISKANYVFYCDDALTWIRNAYKKEEAYDLLITDLFFEEDHHKSKLAGGAQLIKVVKNEQPNLKIIVFSAESRPAAVDTLFKELSIDGYVRKARNDAQALKEAIHAVYKGGKYISPDLRQKIKQQNSYEFSSFDITIISLLAQGMLQKDIPLYLQQHNIKPAGLSSIEKRLNLMKEVLEFSKNEQLVAYCKDMGII, encoded by the coding sequence ATGTTCAAAAAAGTATTAATAGCAGAAGATCACCAAAGCGCAAATATTTCGGTACAGAAAACCCTGGAAGACTTTGGCATATCAAAAGCCAACTACGTATTCTACTGCGATGATGCGTTGACCTGGATACGCAATGCGTATAAAAAAGAAGAAGCCTATGATTTACTCATTACCGATCTTTTTTTCGAAGAAGATCATCACAAGTCAAAACTAGCGGGTGGTGCCCAGCTTATCAAAGTTGTCAAAAATGAGCAACCGAACCTCAAAATAATCGTGTTTTCTGCTGAAAGCAGACCTGCTGCTGTTGATACACTTTTTAAAGAGCTCTCGATCGATGGTTACGTACGTAAAGCGAGAAATGATGCTCAGGCACTGAAGGAAGCAATCCATGCCGTCTACAAGGGTGGTAAATATATTTCGCCAGATCTGAGACAGAAGATCAAGCAGCAGAATTCCTATGAATTTTCATCCTTCGATATCACCATCATCTCTTTACTCGCTCAAGGGATGTTACAGAAAGATATTCCGCTTTATTTACAACAGCACAATATTAAACCGGCAGGTTTAAGTAGTATTGAAAAGCGTCTTAATCTCATGAAGGAAGTACTCGAATTCTCCAAGAACGAACAGCTCGTCGCCTACTGTAAAGACATGGGGATTATATAA
- a CDS encoding thermonuclease family protein, with protein sequence MWLGKLILLLLCLNSYPIFGQNKAVFALAQRLKDQHFTAKVIRVIDGDTMEVLYEGNPIKVRLAHIDCPEKRASQPFGNAAKEALSALCFGQEVEVYSDSYDRYGRLIAVVRNNKNQNINQEMLRLGMAWHFKRYSSDSIYAQIESEARQQKIGLWKDPNPIPPWDWRKPKKKTAKSI encoded by the coding sequence ATGTGGTTGGGAAAATTAATCTTATTGCTCTTATGTTTAAATAGCTATCCAATCTTTGGGCAAAATAAAGCTGTTTTTGCTTTAGCCCAAAGGTTAAAAGATCAGCACTTTACAGCCAAGGTAATCCGCGTTATTGATGGCGATACGATGGAAGTACTTTACGAGGGTAATCCAATCAAAGTACGTCTGGCGCATATAGATTGCCCTGAGAAAAGAGCCTCACAGCCTTTTGGCAACGCTGCTAAAGAAGCATTGTCGGCATTATGTTTCGGCCAGGAAGTAGAGGTCTACAGTGATAGCTACGATCGTTATGGCCGGCTGATCGCTGTTGTACGGAATAATAAAAACCAAAATATCAATCAGGAAATGCTCAGACTGGGCATGGCTTGGCATTTTAAAAGATACTCCAGCGATTCCATCTATGCACAAATAGAGTCAGAGGCAAGGCAGCAAAAGATAGGTCTTTGGAAGGATCCTAACCCGATACCGCCCTGGGATTGGCGGAAGCCGAAAAAGAAAACTGCCAAATCAATCTAG
- a CDS encoding DNA alkylation repair protein yields the protein MKLSSQAENILAQINTETKLGDLRKIAKGIKKDHELAMELWSTKSFLSRQLAILIMDSQLLSQDLINKLDKDMQTHPLNERNQLTDWLMANQLTKGRKTITLIQSWEDSPSTLQRRIFWYYQGRLRWMGQTPPPNNEELLSKIESQIEKEEPEVQWAMNFAAGWIGVYDKKCRNRCIALGEKTGLYKGKVVSKGCTPEYLPEFITIESNKRNL from the coding sequence ATGAAACTATCGTCACAAGCAGAAAACATCTTGGCTCAAATCAATACTGAAACTAAGCTGGGAGACTTGCGGAAGATCGCTAAGGGCATCAAAAAGGATCACGAACTGGCTATGGAATTATGGTCAACCAAAAGTTTTTTATCCAGACAATTGGCCATCTTGATTATGGATAGTCAGCTTCTTTCCCAAGATTTGATTAACAAGCTTGATAAGGACATGCAGACGCATCCATTGAATGAGAGAAATCAGCTTACGGATTGGCTCATGGCCAATCAGCTGACTAAGGGCAGAAAAACAATTACATTGATTCAATCCTGGGAAGATAGTCCTTCTACACTTCAGAGACGGATATTCTGGTATTATCAAGGTCGCTTACGTTGGATGGGGCAAACTCCTCCTCCAAACAATGAAGAGTTATTATCTAAAATTGAAAGCCAAATTGAAAAAGAAGAACCAGAAGTTCAATGGGCAATGAATTTCGCAGCGGGCTGGATTGGAGTTTATGACAAAAAGTGTCGGAATCGTTGCATTGCACTTGGAGAAAAAACAGGTCTTTACAAAGGCAAGGTGGTATCAAAGGGTTGTACTCCAGAATATTTACCCGAGTTCATTACGATTGAAAGTAACAAGCGAAATTTATAG
- a CDS encoding AraC family transcriptional regulator, whose translation MKKDGKLVRYSSIPDIHTAFGLPKPQHPLISLTYFARDKPLNPYNLPGYDVLSFYKITFLLDGTGRLKYGQHHYDFGDGGMLFLAPNQLVGTSDSNGDATYYILLLHPDFLHGYPLAKKIKQYSYFSYSVNEGLHLSEDEKQTILSVYMILEKELNSRIDEYSQEVVVAQLELLLSYVNRFYKRQFITRKTANKDLLQKTEALLDDYFNNELSLNLGIPTVRFLAEKLNLSAGYLSDMLRALMGKSAKQYIHEKLIEKAKEKLSTTSHSVSEIAYALGFEHSQSFSKLFRQKTNQSPLEYRAGFN comes from the coding sequence ATGAAGAAAGATGGAAAATTGGTTCGCTACAGTTCCATACCTGATATACATACCGCCTTTGGGCTGCCAAAGCCACAACATCCGCTGATTAGCTTGACTTATTTCGCTAGGGACAAACCGTTGAATCCTTATAATTTGCCAGGTTATGATGTATTGAGCTTTTATAAAATCACCTTTCTGCTGGATGGAACGGGAAGACTGAAATACGGACAACATCATTATGATTTTGGCGACGGCGGTATGCTGTTCCTGGCACCAAACCAACTAGTAGGTACTTCAGATAGCAATGGTGATGCTACCTATTATATTTTGTTGCTACATCCCGATTTCTTGCATGGTTATCCTTTGGCAAAAAAAATTAAACAATATAGTTACTTTTCTTACTCGGTAAACGAGGGGCTTCACTTATCAGAAGATGAAAAACAAACCATCCTTTCTGTATATATGATTTTAGAAAAGGAACTGAACAGCAGAATCGACGAATACAGTCAGGAAGTTGTCGTTGCGCAATTAGAGTTGTTGCTGAGTTATGTCAACCGATTTTACAAAAGGCAATTCATTACCCGTAAAACAGCGAACAAAGATTTGCTTCAAAAAACGGAAGCCCTTTTGGATGATTATTTTAACAACGAGCTATCTCTTAATCTTGGGATTCCTACAGTACGTTTTCTTGCTGAAAAACTTAATCTTTCCGCAGGATATTTAAGTGACATGTTACGCGCGCTCATGGGCAAAAGTGCCAAGCAATATATTCACGAGAAGCTTATAGAGAAAGCGAAAGAAAAGCTTTCTACGACGAGTCATTCCGTCTCAGAAATTGCTTACGCACTCGGATTTGAGCATTCGCAATCCTTCAGTAAATTATTTAGGCAAAAAACAAACCAAAGTCCGTTGGAATATCGGGCGGGATTTAATTAG
- a CDS encoding SDR family NAD(P)-dependent oxidoreductase gives MSSEKKKIALVTGANTGVGYQIAKALGENNYTVFVGARNIEKGNDAASKIGENAVAIALDVTKPNTINAAVDEIQRIFGKLDLLVNNAGISNAGNQNRSMEEMLAAQKPSVVNIDEMRTVWDTNVFGVVAVTQAFLPLLKNAEAPRIVNVSSGLGSLTANMNPENPYRKHYDVVYGASKAAMNAVTVALAIDLEDTNIKINAVSPGFTATALNYFQGTETVEEGSKEPIRVALDESGVTGQFTGPNQEVFPW, from the coding sequence ATGTCGTCAGAAAAAAAGAAAATCGCGCTTGTAACAGGTGCAAATACCGGAGTTGGCTATCAAATCGCAAAAGCATTGGGAGAAAATAATTACACCGTTTTTGTGGGTGCAAGAAATATTGAGAAAGGAAATGATGCCGCGTCAAAAATAGGAGAAAATGCAGTCGCAATTGCACTGGACGTTACAAAGCCAAACACGATTAATGCAGCAGTGGATGAAATTCAGCGGATATTTGGAAAACTTGATTTATTGGTTAACAATGCTGGCATTTCCAATGCTGGGAACCAAAACAGAAGCATGGAAGAGATGCTTGCTGCTCAAAAGCCAAGCGTAGTGAACATTGACGAAATGCGTACCGTTTGGGATACCAACGTGTTTGGAGTAGTCGCTGTAACACAAGCATTTTTGCCTTTATTAAAAAATGCCGAAGCTCCTCGTATCGTCAATGTTTCAAGTGGACTGGGTTCTTTGACCGCCAACATGAACCCTGAGAATCCTTATAGAAAACATTACGATGTAGTTTATGGCGCTTCAAAGGCAGCGATGAATGCCGTTACCGTTGCTTTGGCCATAGATTTGGAGGATACAAATATTAAAATAAATGCAGTAAGCCCTGGCTTTACAGCCACTGCACTTAATTACTTCCAGGGAACAGAAACGGTAGAGGAAGGATCAAAAGAGCCAATTAGAGTTGCACTTGATGAAAGTGGTGTGACCGGCCAGTTCACCGGACCTAATCAGGAAGTTTTTCCTTGGTAA
- a CDS encoding alpha-amylase family protein has protein sequence MINKTYLFTLRLLFSFIPCLVLAQEEDPSWWKRNNLRVIQTNLPDFTAKNIEPKAFVEQLVAASANTLIINAGGIMAFYPTSLPYHYRNPYAADHMLADIIDRCHQWDIRVIVRVDFSRLHKTVFEQYPDWCYLSADGQRMFNDDIYVVSINAPYVQEKSFEIINEIIGRYPVDGIFLNMPGYQTANAYKGQYYGIDHNPHDQARFKSFSGGLDLPKKEDGKDPVFRKYQAFKQMTLNKWAEKLHTLIKTKNPAIAICTYSDQYVDIIRHESQSNTSLPYWPYTASDNVSNAMGSYPEHIVSNASIQQVSFQSRFNSVGPEEVRIRLYENIANGSGLDVSMMGEFNHSADPRNFQVIRDVYRFHQQNEGYYGNYQSLAKILVLSPAAWAHGEAGEEYRGIQLMLKEAHIPFDVMERRRLNAQEDRLSQYEAIIVPGTPSFDSVDLKALSAATESGVSILATGPSFIQHRSFLKERFGASVVETDYDAAGNYLMIDDTTVFTKMDGQRQVFLNYTAGLYTFDSAVSTYLPILSKGRPGPPEIVGGHEPTDYKGLGVAGTNELKHALMPLSIGRLYYLKGYEQHKQLFLNTLTAIYPQAQDLIKTNAPEKLEIVFKQYAHNNAVNSSSGFQKNGHILHLINLTGFNGNTYFKPYDLSNIVIECSLKDEPSEIHLLKSSQQIDFTWKDGKLHFTIPKIVDYEAVVIKNKK, from the coding sequence ATGATAAATAAAACATATCTCTTCACACTGCGCCTACTTTTCTCCTTCATTCCTTGTCTTGTTCTTGCCCAGGAGGAGGATCCCTCTTGGTGGAAACGCAATAATCTGCGGGTCATTCAAACTAATCTTCCAGACTTTACTGCGAAAAACATTGAGCCGAAAGCTTTCGTAGAACAGCTGGTGGCAGCCTCTGCCAACACATTGATTATCAATGCTGGTGGCATTATGGCCTTTTACCCCACCTCCCTACCCTATCATTACCGCAACCCCTATGCCGCCGATCATATGTTGGCCGATATCATCGATCGGTGTCACCAATGGGACATACGTGTCATTGTGCGGGTAGACTTCAGCAGACTGCACAAAACCGTTTTCGAACAGTACCCAGACTGGTGCTATTTATCTGCCGACGGCCAGCGGATGTTTAACGACGATATTTATGTCGTATCTATCAATGCGCCCTATGTACAGGAGAAGTCGTTTGAAATTATCAACGAAATAATAGGACGATACCCGGTTGATGGCATTTTCCTTAACATGCCCGGTTACCAAACCGCCAATGCCTATAAAGGACAATATTATGGTATAGACCACAATCCGCATGACCAAGCACGCTTCAAATCTTTCAGTGGCGGATTGGATTTACCCAAAAAAGAAGATGGCAAAGACCCGGTTTTTAGGAAGTACCAAGCATTTAAGCAAATGACACTAAACAAATGGGCGGAGAAGTTGCATACCTTAATCAAAACCAAAAATCCGGCAATAGCCATTTGCACTTATTCAGATCAATATGTTGACATCATTCGTCATGAATCCCAAAGTAATACCAGCTTACCCTACTGGCCTTATACCGCATCTGACAATGTCAGTAATGCCATGGGTTCTTATCCCGAACATATTGTAAGCAATGCATCCATCCAGCAGGTGTCGTTTCAATCGCGCTTTAACAGTGTTGGGCCTGAAGAAGTTCGCATCCGGCTATACGAAAATATTGCCAATGGCTCGGGATTGGATGTCAGCATGATGGGCGAATTTAATCATAGTGCTGATCCACGCAACTTTCAAGTCATCCGTGATGTTTACCGTTTTCACCAGCAGAATGAAGGTTATTATGGTAATTATCAATCGCTCGCTAAAATACTGGTACTTTCCCCAGCGGCCTGGGCACATGGTGAAGCTGGAGAGGAATACAGAGGCATTCAGCTCATGTTGAAGGAAGCCCATATTCCCTTCGATGTGATGGAGCGGCGCCGCCTGAATGCACAAGAGGATAGGCTTAGCCAATATGAAGCCATCATCGTACCGGGCACCCCGTCCTTCGATAGTGTAGATTTAAAAGCCTTATCGGCAGCAACAGAAAGCGGGGTGAGCATATTGGCAACCGGCCCTTCGTTTATACAGCACCGGTCGTTTTTAAAGGAGCGTTTTGGAGCATCAGTAGTAGAAACGGATTATGATGCCGCTGGAAATTATCTGATGATTGACGATACAACAGTTTTTACAAAAATGGATGGGCAACGTCAGGTTTTTCTAAACTACACCGCGGGGCTCTATACCTTTGATTCCGCTGTTTCCACTTATTTACCGATCCTCAGCAAAGGCAGACCAGGCCCGCCGGAAATTGTAGGTGGTCATGAGCCCACTGACTATAAAGGGCTTGGAGTTGCGGGTACCAATGAGCTTAAGCACGCCCTCATGCCGCTTTCCATCGGGCGTCTCTATTACCTCAAAGGTTATGAACAACATAAACAACTATTTTTAAATACGCTAACAGCAATCTACCCTCAGGCACAAGATCTCATAAAAACGAATGCCCCAGAGAAGCTGGAAATAGTGTTTAAGCAATATGCCCACAATAATGCTGTCAATTCCTCCTCCGGCTTTCAGAAAAATGGACATATCTTACATCTTATTAATCTCACAGGCTTCAATGGAAACACTTATTTTAAACCATATGACCTATCCAATATAGTCATAGAATGTTCGCTTAAGGATGAACCAAGCGAAATACACTTATTGAAAAGTAGTCAGCAAATCGATTTCACTTGGAAAGATGGCAAATTGCATTTCACGATTCCAAAAATAGTTGATTATGAAGCAGTGGTTATAAAAAATAAAAAATAG